In one Streptomyces sp. NBC_01288 genomic region, the following are encoded:
- a CDS encoding SCO0607 family lipoprotein yields the protein MSKRTRVAVLTSVLISTAGLLSACSFSRADALCGGGEYPVLAVGSTAGGACVKNGDTPPSGYARYPKGKVPQHVDDKWDTYWQTHTVDAKGNITSAP from the coding sequence ATGAGCAAGCGCACGCGAGTCGCCGTTCTCACGTCCGTCCTGATATCCACCGCCGGGCTGCTGTCCGCCTGCTCGTTCTCCAGGGCGGACGCCCTGTGCGGTGGGGGCGAGTACCCGGTCCTGGCCGTGGGCAGCACCGCGGGCGGCGCCTGTGTGAAGAACGGCGACACCCCGCCGAGCGGCTATGCGCGGTACCCGAAGGGGAAGGTGCCGCAGCACGTCGACGACAAGTGGGACACGTACTGGCAGACCCACACCGTGGACGCGAAGGGGAACATCACCTCCGCCCCGTAG
- a CDS encoding VOC family protein codes for MPQQTDSAPEGYTTVAPWVVTDDTGAFLDFVAAAFGGKELGRVMTEGGAIGHGEIRIGDTVVLAFDRSPDWPVMPSLLRVFVPDADQAFARAVDAGSRIVTQLANDAFGQRGGRITDPFGNIWWVVAHVEDVPEDEMWERLRQPEYAEAMRVAQETFDAELSGRGHGRSSAPVRTAVPPSAAE; via the coding sequence ATGCCCCAGCAGACCGACTCCGCCCCGGAGGGCTACACCACCGTCGCCCCCTGGGTCGTCACCGACGACACCGGAGCCTTTCTCGACTTCGTCGCCGCGGCGTTCGGCGGGAAGGAACTCGGGCGGGTGATGACGGAGGGCGGGGCGATCGGGCACGGTGAGATCCGGATCGGGGACACGGTCGTGCTGGCCTTCGACCGCAGCCCGGACTGGCCCGTCATGCCGAGCCTGCTGCGCGTGTTCGTACCCGACGCGGACCAGGCGTTCGCCCGGGCCGTCGACGCCGGCAGCCGCATCGTCACGCAGTTGGCGAACGACGCCTTCGGACAGCGCGGCGGCCGGATCACGGACCCCTTCGGCAACATCTGGTGGGTGGTCGCCCACGTGGAGGACGTCCCCGAGGACGAGATGTGGGAGCGGCTACGGCAGCCCGAGTACGCCGAGGCCATGCGCGTCGCCCAGGAGACGTTCGACGCCGAACTCAGCGGCCGGGGTCACGGGCGCAGCAGCGCGCCCGTGCGGACGGCGGTTCCTCCGAGTGCTGCTGAGTAA
- a CDS encoding flavin reductase family protein produces the protein MGHAGAAAAAVRYLRSAGSAPAAQPVEALPRPELRCVTDDERAPVDHGEFRRVLGTFATGVTVITAPAAEGEPGPAGFACQSFSALSLDPPLVVFMVGRTSTTWPRIARAGVFCVNVLAAHQGELCRGFAVSGKDKFADVPYDASPVSGSPRLTDATAWVDCTIHAVHTGGDHLIVVGRVDGLGTDEGEGAPLLFHRGRFL, from the coding sequence ATGGGACACGCAGGGGCGGCCGCGGCCGCCGTCCGGTACCTCAGGTCGGCCGGAAGCGCTCCGGCCGCGCAGCCTGTCGAGGCGCTGCCGCGGCCGGAGCTTCGGTGCGTCACGGACGACGAGCGGGCGCCGGTCGACCACGGTGAATTCCGGCGCGTACTGGGCACGTTCGCGACCGGCGTGACCGTGATCACCGCCCCCGCGGCCGAGGGCGAACCCGGCCCCGCCGGCTTCGCCTGCCAGTCCTTCTCCGCCCTCTCCCTCGACCCGCCCCTCGTCGTCTTCATGGTCGGCCGCACGTCGACGACCTGGCCGCGCATCGCCCGCGCCGGCGTCTTCTGCGTCAACGTACTCGCCGCCCACCAGGGCGAGTTGTGCCGCGGCTTCGCGGTGAGCGGCAAGGACAAGTTCGCGGACGTCCCCTACGACGCCTCCCCCGTCTCCGGCTCCCCCCGCCTCACCGACGCCACGGCCTGGGTCGACTGCACGATCCACGCGGTGCACACCGGGGGCGACCATCTGATCGTGGTGGGACGGGTGGACGGGCTGGGGACCGACGAGGGTGAGGGTGCGCCCCTGTTGTTCCACCGGGGCCGCTTCCTCTGA
- a CDS encoding HAD family acid phosphatase: MNRLTARGGAVAAVAGLALTLAAALPAQAADSTVTESQWLTDVAAVTGPAQTYIDSRAAANTSGAKQAIVLDIDNTSLETYFEGGITVPATPPVLALAQDAHAKGISVFFVSARSNLFNAVTKSNLTSVGYTVDGLYARTVAQLLTESIADFKTSQRKAIEANGYDIIANIGNNTTDLSGGYADTTYKLPDYDGLLD; encoded by the coding sequence ATGAACCGTCTCACCGCACGCGGCGGAGCCGTGGCCGCCGTCGCCGGCCTCGCCCTGACGCTCGCCGCCGCCCTGCCCGCGCAGGCAGCCGACTCGACCGTGACCGAGTCCCAGTGGCTGACCGACGTCGCCGCCGTCACCGGCCCCGCGCAGACCTACATCGATTCCCGTGCCGCCGCCAACACCTCCGGCGCCAAGCAGGCGATCGTCCTCGACATCGACAACACCTCGCTGGAGACCTACTTCGAGGGCGGCATCACCGTCCCCGCCACCCCGCCGGTCCTCGCCCTCGCCCAGGACGCGCACGCCAAGGGCATCAGCGTCTTCTTCGTCAGCGCCCGCAGCAACCTCTTCAACGCGGTCACCAAGTCCAACCTGACGAGCGTCGGTTACACGGTCGACGGCCTCTACGCCCGTACCGTCGCCCAGCTCCTGACCGAGTCCATCGCCGACTTCAAGACCTCCCAGCGCAAGGCGATCGAGGCGAACGGCTACGACATCATCGCCAACATCGGCAACAACACCACCGACCTCTCGGGCGGCTACGCCGACACGACGTACAAACTCCCGGACTACGACGGCTTGTTGGACTGA
- a CDS encoding SMI1/KNR4 family protein has translation MTPNEDREFPAPLAAAMAVRLAWIGEDGVDFEPYDAFLSADETNDWLRACTRNGELNGDDFRVFGQDGSGGNAAFWIVRPGRALAEQPVVFLGSEGETGVVARDLGAFLWLLADGFGPLEASVADDPEPDWVPRPNRELAAIAEQFAPDRRATAAAVIERAAREFPDFDDIIMKLVR, from the coding sequence GTGACGCCGAACGAGGACCGCGAGTTCCCCGCCCCACTTGCCGCTGCCATGGCGGTTCGGCTCGCCTGGATTGGCGAGGACGGTGTCGATTTCGAGCCCTACGACGCTTTCCTCAGTGCCGATGAGACGAACGACTGGCTGCGGGCCTGCACCCGCAACGGTGAGCTGAACGGCGATGACTTCCGGGTGTTCGGCCAGGACGGCTCCGGTGGGAACGCCGCATTCTGGATCGTCCGCCCGGGCCGGGCACTGGCCGAGCAGCCAGTCGTCTTCCTCGGCTCCGAGGGAGAGACCGGCGTCGTCGCCCGCGACCTGGGCGCGTTCCTGTGGTTGTTGGCCGACGGCTTCGGCCCGCTGGAGGCATCCGTCGCGGACGATCCCGAGCCCGACTGGGTACCACGCCCCAACCGTGAACTGGCCGCCATCGCGGAACAGTTCGCGCCCGACCGTCGCGCGACCGCGGCTGCCGTGATCGAGCGGGCCGCGCGGGAGTTCCCCGACTTCGACGACATCATCATGAAGCTGGTTCGCTGA
- a CDS encoding nucleotidyltransferase domain-containing protein, with amino-acid sequence MSADEVLFILELLRRAEADVWIGGGWGIDALIGEQTRDHRDLDLMHRRDEEDAVLAALGAEGFAESLDWRPVRFVMTAPDGREIDLHPLVFAADGSATQASPDPERPFAYPTSCFVTGTIKGAPLPCLSAEQQVHFHQGYEPSERDRHDMAQLRRVFRIGTHF; translated from the coding sequence ATGAGTGCCGACGAGGTGTTGTTCATCCTGGAGCTGCTGCGCCGCGCGGAAGCGGACGTCTGGATCGGCGGCGGCTGGGGCATCGACGCCCTGATCGGCGAACAGACCCGGGACCATCGCGACCTGGACCTGATGCACCGCCGGGACGAGGAGGACGCGGTGCTGGCGGCTCTCGGCGCGGAGGGCTTCGCCGAGAGCCTGGACTGGCGGCCGGTCCGCTTCGTCATGACGGCCCCGGACGGGCGCGAGATCGACCTCCATCCCCTGGTCTTCGCCGCCGACGGCTCGGCCACCCAAGCGTCACCCGACCCGGAGCGCCCTTTCGCCTACCCCACCTCGTGCTTCGTGACGGGCACGATCAAGGGAGCGCCGCTCCCGTGCCTGTCCGCCGAGCAGCAGGTCCATTTCCACCAGGGTTACGAGCCGTCGGAACGCGACCGGCACGACATGGCGCAGCTCCGCCGTGTCTTCAGGATCGGCACGCACTTCTGA
- a CDS encoding enoyl-CoA hydratase/isomerase family protein, with translation MPVSEVVYTVSGQVAYLTLNRPEALNAITPAQRDRLITLLGEASADPSVRAVVLTGTGRGFCAGADLRGGGASAGDERVAGDVARVIRLGAQRLIAAVLDCEKPVIAAVNGTAAGLGAHLALACDLVLAAESARFIEVFVRRGLVPDGGGAYLLPRLIGPQRAKELMFFGDAVSAPDAERLGLVNRVVLDGELEKTAREWAERLATGPTRALALTKQLVNASLDSDRTTAFAAEAAAQEINMTTEDAREGVASFVERRTPEYRGR, from the coding sequence GTGCCGGTGAGTGAGGTCGTGTACACAGTCTCCGGCCAGGTCGCGTACCTCACCCTCAACCGCCCCGAGGCCCTGAACGCGATCACCCCGGCCCAACGGGACCGCCTGATAACCCTGTTGGGAGAGGCATCGGCGGACCCCTCGGTACGGGCGGTGGTCCTCACCGGCACCGGGCGCGGTTTCTGCGCGGGCGCGGACCTGCGGGGCGGCGGAGCTTCAGCCGGTGACGAACGGGTGGCCGGTGACGTGGCCCGGGTGATCCGCCTGGGCGCACAACGCCTGATCGCCGCCGTCCTGGACTGCGAGAAACCGGTGATCGCGGCGGTGAACGGCACGGCGGCCGGCCTCGGCGCCCACCTGGCCCTGGCCTGCGATCTCGTACTGGCCGCGGAATCGGCGAGGTTCATCGAGGTGTTCGTACGGCGGGGGCTGGTCCCGGACGGCGGCGGCGCGTATCTGCTGCCGCGCCTGATCGGCCCGCAGCGTGCGAAGGAGCTGATGTTCTTCGGCGACGCGGTGAGCGCACCGGACGCGGAACGGCTCGGCCTGGTCAACAGGGTCGTACTGGATGGGGAGTTGGAGAAGACGGCCCGGGAATGGGCGGAACGCCTCGCCACCGGCCCTACCCGAGCCCTCGCCCTCACCAAGCAGCTCGTCAACGCGTCCCTGGACAGCGACCGTACGACCGCGTTCGCGGCGGAGGCGGCGGCCCAGGAGATCAACATGACGACGGAGGACGCGCGGGAGGGGGTGGCGAGCTTCGTGGAGCGGCGGACTCCGGAGTACCGGGGGCGGTGA
- a CDS encoding acetate--CoA ligase family protein translates to MLGSTHGTLTTDSRRARVIACGEQPGPAVHGRPADVDDLDVSGRPLYAGVPDLDRFFRPESVAVVGASDAEGRPNTGITRQLMAWAGRVGARLHPVHPTRATVFDVPCFPAITDLPEQVDLAVVLVSDPLPVIEQLAEAKVKFAVAFASGFAETGEAGALAQAQLAAAVGRSGLRLLGPNTNLNAFENFREDLEGPAIALITQSGHQGRPVFALQELGIRLSHWAPTGNEADLETADFISYFAERPEVGAIACYIEGLKDGRSFLLAADRAARRKVPVVAVKVGRTETGARTAASHTGKLTGADTVVDAAMRQYGVIRVDGLDELQDTAALLARAKPPVAEGVVVYSISGGTGAHFADLASEAGLHLPQLSTGKQSELHEWIPPYLSVANPVDNGGHPVGDWRGRKIIDAILDDPEVGVLVCPITGPFPPLSDKLVEDLVAAAERTDKLVCVVWGSPVGTEPAYRERLLGSSRVATFRTVGNCVTALHAYFSHHRFVHAYRSPFDEAPRAASPSFRKAEALMRPGQQLSEHAAKQLLRAYGIRVPREQLVTSAAAAVRAAGLVGYPVVMKASGAQIAHKTELGLVKVGLTSASQVRDAYRELTDIARYEDVTLDGVLVCQMVERGVEMVVGVTQDELFGPTVTVGLGGVLVEVLRDVAVRVPPFGEEAARDMLGELRGRPLLDGVRGRPPADLDALVEVILRVQRMALELGDVLSELDINPLMVLPRGQGAVALDALAVCR, encoded by the coding sequence ATGCTTGGATCAACCCACGGCACCCTCACCACCGACTCCCGCCGGGCCCGGGTCATCGCCTGCGGTGAGCAACCCGGCCCCGCCGTCCACGGCAGGCCCGCCGACGTCGACGATCTCGACGTCAGCGGGCGGCCGTTGTACGCGGGCGTACCCGACCTGGACCGTTTCTTCCGCCCCGAGTCGGTCGCCGTGGTCGGCGCCTCCGACGCGGAGGGCCGCCCGAACACCGGCATCACCCGCCAACTCATGGCCTGGGCAGGACGGGTGGGGGCCCGTCTGCACCCGGTACACCCCACCCGTGCCACGGTCTTCGACGTCCCCTGCTTCCCCGCCATCACCGACCTCCCCGAACAGGTCGACCTGGCGGTGGTGTTGGTGTCCGACCCGCTCCCCGTGATCGAGCAACTCGCCGAGGCGAAGGTGAAGTTCGCGGTCGCCTTCGCGTCCGGCTTCGCGGAGACGGGCGAGGCGGGTGCGCTGGCACAGGCCCAACTGGCCGCAGCCGTAGGCCGATCCGGCCTCCGCCTGCTCGGCCCGAACACCAACCTCAACGCCTTCGAGAACTTCCGCGAGGACCTGGAAGGACCCGCGATAGCCCTCATCACCCAGTCCGGCCACCAGGGCCGCCCGGTCTTCGCCCTCCAGGAACTCGGCATCCGCCTCTCCCACTGGGCCCCCACCGGCAACGAGGCCGACCTGGAGACCGCCGACTTCATCTCCTACTTCGCCGAGCGCCCCGAAGTCGGCGCCATCGCCTGCTACATCGAGGGACTCAAGGACGGCCGCTCCTTCCTCCTCGCCGCCGACCGCGCCGCCCGCCGCAAGGTCCCGGTGGTCGCGGTGAAGGTCGGCCGCACCGAGACCGGCGCCCGTACGGCCGCCTCCCACACCGGCAAACTCACCGGCGCGGACACGGTGGTCGACGCGGCGATGCGCCAGTACGGCGTGATCCGCGTCGACGGCCTGGACGAACTCCAGGACACGGCGGCCCTGTTGGCGCGGGCGAAGCCTCCGGTGGCCGAGGGGGTGGTCGTGTACTCGATCTCCGGCGGCACGGGAGCCCACTTCGCCGACCTGGCGAGCGAGGCGGGACTGCACCTCCCACAGCTGTCGACCGGCAAACAATCCGAACTCCACGAGTGGATACCGCCATACCTGAGCGTGGCGAACCCGGTCGACAACGGCGGTCACCCGGTGGGCGATTGGCGCGGCCGGAAGATCATCGACGCGATCCTGGACGACCCGGAGGTAGGGGTACTGGTCTGCCCCATCACGGGCCCGTTCCCCCCGCTGAGCGACAAGCTGGTGGAGGATCTGGTGGCGGCGGCGGAGCGCACGGACAAGCTGGTGTGCGTGGTGTGGGGCTCACCGGTGGGCACCGAACCGGCGTACCGCGAGCGGCTGTTGGGCTCGTCCCGAGTGGCGACCTTCCGCACGGTGGGCAACTGCGTCACGGCCCTCCACGCCTACTTCTCCCACCACCGCTTCGTCCACGCCTACCGTTCCCCCTTCGACGAGGCCCCCCGCGCCGCCTCCCCCTCCTTCCGCAAGGCCGAGGCCCTGATGCGCCCGGGCCAGCAACTGAGCGAACACGCGGCGAAACAACTCCTGCGGGCCTACGGAATCCGGGTCCCCCGCGAGCAGTTGGTGACCAGCGCGGCAGCCGCCGTACGGGCGGCGGGGCTGGTGGGCTACCCGGTGGTGATGAAGGCGTCCGGCGCGCAGATCGCGCACAAGACGGAACTCGGCCTGGTGAAGGTGGGCCTGACCTCGGCGAGCCAAGTCCGGGACGCGTACCGCGAGTTGACGGACATCGCACGCTACGAGGACGTGACGCTCGACGGGGTGCTCGTGTGCCAGATGGTCGAGCGGGGCGTCGAGATGGTCGTCGGCGTCACCCAGGACGAGCTGTTCGGCCCGACGGTGACGGTGGGGCTGGGCGGGGTGCTGGTGGAGGTACTCCGGGACGTGGCGGTACGGGTGCCGCCGTTCGGCGAGGAGGCGGCGCGGGACATGCTCGGCGAGTTGCGCGGGCGTCCGTTGCTGGACGGGGTACGGGGACGGCCCCCGGCGGACCTCGACGCCTTGGTGGAGGTGATCCTGCGCGTGCAGCGCATGGCCCTCGAACTGGGCGATGTGCTCTCGGAGTTGGACATCAACCCGCTGATGGTGCTGCCGAGGGGGCAGGGCGCGGTGGCGTTGGACGCGTTGGCGGTGTGCCGGTGA
- a CDS encoding flavin-containing monooxygenase: MADSTASPNPAAQNHADRPVYVIGGGPGGLAAAYALRAQGIRAVVLEKSDRVGASWRRHYDRLHLHTTRRLSSLPGLTMPRRFGRWVSRDDVVRYLEKYAEVHELEIVTGVEVSRVERSADGTGWLLHATGGRELTGRAVVIATGTNHTPRVPDWPGRDAYTGDLLHAADYRAAQPYAGRDVLVVGIGNTGAEIAVDLVDGGASRVRLSVRTAPHILRRSTAGWATQYTGVLVRRLPVGLVDRLAGPVSKVSVPDLSAQGLPRPETGLYSRVKEGSIPVQDVGLIDAVRKGRVEIVPAVESFEDGKVVLAGGDRIGPDVVIAATGYVRSLEQLVGHLGVLDARGKPVVNGARTPKDAPGLYFTGFTNPISGMLRELAIDAEKIAKAVAKETRKLSKKASKAASKGVPAAS, translated from the coding sequence ATGGCCGACTCCACAGCGTCCCCGAACCCCGCGGCGCAGAACCACGCAGACCGCCCCGTGTACGTCATCGGCGGCGGCCCCGGCGGTCTCGCCGCCGCGTACGCGCTGCGCGCGCAGGGCATCCGTGCCGTCGTACTGGAGAAGTCGGACCGGGTCGGGGCGTCCTGGCGCAGGCACTACGACCGCCTGCACCTGCACACCACCCGGCGGCTGTCGAGCCTGCCCGGACTGACCATGCCGCGCCGGTTCGGCCGCTGGGTCTCGCGGGACGACGTGGTGCGCTATCTGGAGAAGTACGCCGAGGTCCACGAGCTGGAGATCGTCACCGGCGTCGAGGTCTCCCGCGTCGAGCGCTCGGCCGACGGCACCGGCTGGCTGCTGCACGCCACCGGCGGGCGTGAGCTGACCGGCCGCGCGGTCGTCATCGCGACCGGCACGAACCACACCCCCCGCGTCCCCGACTGGCCCGGCCGCGACGCCTACACCGGCGACCTCCTGCACGCCGCCGACTACCGCGCCGCCCAGCCCTACGCCGGCCGGGACGTCCTGGTCGTCGGCATCGGCAACACGGGCGCGGAGATCGCCGTGGACCTGGTGGACGGCGGAGCGTCGCGCGTCCGCCTCTCCGTCCGCACGGCCCCGCACATCCTGCGCCGCTCGACCGCGGGCTGGGCGACCCAGTACACAGGCGTTCTCGTACGACGGCTGCCGGTCGGCCTGGTCGACCGGCTCGCGGGGCCGGTGTCCAAGGTCAGCGTGCCTGACCTGTCGGCGCAGGGGCTGCCGCGCCCCGAGACCGGGCTGTACAGCCGGGTCAAGGAGGGCTCGATCCCGGTGCAGGACGTCGGGCTGATCGACGCCGTGCGCAAGGGGCGGGTCGAGATCGTGCCGGCCGTGGAGAGCTTCGAGGACGGCAAGGTGGTCCTCGCCGGCGGCGACCGCATCGGGCCGGACGTCGTGATCGCAGCCACGGGTTACGTCCGCTCCCTGGAGCAACTCGTCGGCCACCTGGGCGTGTTGGACGCCCGCGGCAAGCCGGTCGTGAACGGGGCCCGCACCCCGAAGGACGCGCCCGGCCTGTACTTCACCGGGTTCACCAACCCCATCAGCGGGATGCTCCGGGAACTGGCCATCGACGCGGAGAAGATCGCGAAAGCGGTCGCCAAGGAGACCAGGAAGCTCTCGAAGAAGGCCTCGAAGGCGGCCTCGAAGGGAGTTCCGGCCGCGTCCTGA
- a CDS encoding subtype B tannase, which yields MGIGATAGVAAVGGIALSANASSSKTSSSSSSSSSDTLVFDPDAYTKLTKTVTDTAGTKHTVVYHFWKAITYVANPVDATYQSLIVSSPVSIDGKAVDASNAPILLANSIGGYLPASVATATEVGGGGSAMGGGAAPSGAPSSSASTSANASASASASAPGANGNTNATGGATSSNQFLALAAGYVVIEPGARGRTLKNSSGEYYGTAPTAIVDLKAAVRYVRSNKGRIPGNVERIVSAGTSAGGALSSLLGASGDSPLYDKYLKELGAADASDAIFATGAWCPITDLEHADGAYEWNWGANDLSTGKQVDQTVSKALQAQFAEYQAGLKLRGLGGFGPLNARNLDAYMVEQYLEPSATTYLAALSDSARATYLKANTFITWSGGKATFTWADFLTHVGARKKDAPAFDAFDLSAGENNEFGTGTTLARHFTAYGAKNDSTGLSSKRVPSDIPAKLDLMNPMYHLVEKVNPNRSKHWWIRLGTKDSDTSLTVAANLAARLDNLGDDVNHVYYWDEGHGSNTDPGDFITWIAQVTGHKAKRGK from the coding sequence ATGGGCATCGGCGCGACCGCCGGTGTCGCGGCGGTCGGCGGCATCGCGCTCAGCGCGAACGCCAGCAGCTCGAAAACGTCGTCGTCATCGTCCTCATCTTCCTCGGACACCCTGGTCTTCGACCCGGACGCCTACACGAAGCTCACGAAGACCGTCACGGACACCGCGGGCACGAAGCACACGGTCGTCTACCACTTCTGGAAGGCGATCACGTACGTCGCCAACCCGGTGGACGCCACCTACCAGTCCCTGATCGTCAGCTCCCCGGTGTCGATCGACGGCAAGGCGGTCGACGCGAGCAACGCCCCGATCCTGCTCGCCAACTCCATCGGCGGCTACCTCCCCGCCTCCGTGGCGACCGCCACCGAGGTCGGCGGCGGCGGTTCGGCGATGGGCGGCGGCGCGGCCCCGTCCGGTGCCCCCAGCTCCTCCGCCTCAACCTCAGCGAACGCCTCAGCCTCCGCGAGCGCCTCCGCCCCCGGCGCCAACGGCAACACCAACGCCACCGGCGGCGCCACCTCCAGCAACCAGTTCCTCGCGCTGGCCGCCGGCTACGTCGTCATCGAGCCCGGCGCCCGCGGCCGTACCCTCAAGAACTCCAGCGGCGAGTACTACGGCACCGCCCCGACCGCGATCGTCGACCTCAAGGCCGCCGTCCGGTACGTGCGGTCCAACAAGGGCCGCATCCCCGGCAACGTCGAGCGCATCGTCTCCGCGGGGACCAGTGCGGGCGGCGCGCTGTCGTCCCTGCTGGGCGCGTCCGGCGACAGCCCGCTCTACGACAAGTACCTCAAGGAGCTGGGCGCGGCCGACGCCTCCGACGCCATCTTCGCGACCGGCGCCTGGTGCCCGATCACCGACCTGGAGCACGCCGACGGCGCCTACGAGTGGAACTGGGGCGCCAACGACCTCAGCACCGGCAAGCAGGTCGACCAGACGGTCTCCAAGGCGTTGCAGGCACAGTTCGCCGAGTACCAGGCCGGCCTGAAGCTGCGCGGCCTCGGCGGCTTCGGTCCGCTGAACGCCCGCAACCTCGACGCGTACATGGTCGAGCAGTACCTGGAGCCCTCGGCGACCACCTATCTCGCCGCCCTCTCCGACTCCGCCCGCGCGACCTACCTGAAGGCCAACACCTTCATCACCTGGTCCGGCGGCAAGGCCACCTTCACCTGGGCCGACTTCCTCACCCATGTCGGCGCCCGCAAGAAGGACGCCCCCGCCTTCGACGCCTTCGACCTGTCGGCCGGCGAGAACAACGAGTTCGGCACGGGCACGACCCTGGCCCGCCACTTCACGGCGTACGGCGCGAAGAACGACTCAACGGGCCTGAGCAGCAAGCGGGTTCCGAGCGACATCCCCGCGAAGCTCGACCTGATGAACCCGATGTACCACCTGGTCGAGAAGGTCAACCCGAACCGTTCCAAGCACTGGTGGATCCGCCTCGGTACCAAGGACTCGGACACCTCGCTGACGGTCGCCGCCAACCTCGCCGCCCGCCTCGACAACCTGGGCGACGACGTGAACCACGTCTACTACTGGGACGAGGGCCACGGCTCCAACACCGACCCGGGCGACTTCATCACGTGGATCGCCCAGGTGACGGGCCACAAGGCCAAGCGCGGCAAGTAG
- a CDS encoding DoxX family protein: protein MDAIWLSGADWLAVLRIGLGLWWLESWRHKDKKAWFERGTGIAWAADVAAKHRWTAVRSGFDVMVAPRPRTMAYVVVYAELAVGLGLVVGFLTPAALVGGLLLNVLYFTLMIHDWAEQGQNAMMALISLVALFAMSWQVWSLDAALGWF, encoded by the coding sequence ATGGATGCGATCTGGCTCAGCGGAGCGGACTGGCTCGCGGTCCTCCGTATAGGACTCGGGCTGTGGTGGCTGGAGAGCTGGCGGCACAAGGACAAGAAGGCCTGGTTCGAGCGCGGCACCGGCATCGCGTGGGCGGCCGACGTGGCCGCCAAACACCGCTGGACCGCGGTCCGTTCGGGCTTCGACGTGATGGTCGCGCCGCGCCCGCGCACGATGGCGTACGTCGTCGTCTACGCCGAGTTGGCGGTCGGCCTCGGCCTGGTCGTGGGCTTCCTCACCCCCGCCGCGCTCGTCGGGGGCCTGCTCCTCAACGTCCTCTACTTCACGCTCATGATCCACGACTGGGCGGAGCAGGGGCAGAACGCGATGATGGCGCTCATCTCCCTGGTCGCCCTGTTCGCGATGTCCTGGCAGGTGTGGTCGCTGGACGCGGCACTGGGATGGTTCTGA
- a CDS encoding Zn-ribbon domain-containing OB-fold protein — MGTSPRYDLPEPDAFTRTYWDAAAQGRLLLRRCADCGRAHHYPREFCPHCWSDHVTWEPATGHATLYTWSVVHRNDLPPFGERVPYVAAVVDLAEGPRMMTELVESGLGPAGLRAGMPVEVTFRDGVPVFRTV, encoded by the coding sequence ATGGGGACCTCCCCGCGCTACGACCTCCCCGAGCCCGACGCGTTCACCCGCACCTACTGGGACGCCGCGGCCCAGGGCCGCCTGCTCCTCCGCCGCTGCGCGGACTGCGGCCGGGCCCACCACTACCCCCGCGAGTTCTGCCCCCACTGCTGGAGCGACCACGTCACCTGGGAACCCGCGACCGGTCACGCCACCCTCTACACCTGGTCCGTCGTCCACCGAAACGACCTCCCGCCCTTCGGGGAACGGGTGCCGTACGTGGCGGCGGTGGTCGACCTCGCGGAGGGGCCGCGGATGATGACGGAGCTCGTGGAATCCGGGCTTGGGCCCGCGGGGCTGCGGGCCGGGATGCCGGTGGAGGTGACGTTCCGGGACGGGGTGCCGGTGTTCAGGACGGTGTAG
- a CDS encoding type II toxin-antitoxin system Phd/YefM family antitoxin yields the protein MKTITQREFRNNSAAVMDAVEAGETYHITRNGIEVAELRPLPRRRRLSVEELVARHRMLPRVDAAQMRAEADEFFEGEDRADEDPWERRRG from the coding sequence ATGAAGACGATCACGCAGCGGGAGTTCCGCAACAACTCCGCCGCGGTCATGGACGCGGTGGAGGCCGGGGAGACGTACCACATCACGCGCAACGGCATAGAGGTCGCCGAACTGCGCCCGTTGCCGCGCCGGCGGCGGCTGAGCGTCGAGGAACTCGTCGCCCGGCACCGGATGCTTCCGCGTGTGGACGCCGCGCAGATGCGAGCGGAGGCGGACGAGTTCTTCGAGGGCGAGGACCGGGCCGACGAAGACCCCTGGGAGCGCAGGCGTGGCTGA
- a CDS encoding type II toxin-antitoxin system VapC family toxin: MADRHPAGVLDTCTYIDLDLLAPQDLPVAPELTAVTLAELQQGVAMAKDPMARAARMEKLGAAVADFDPLPFDGPAAARYSTLVALTIAASRDPRPRRMDLMIAAIASTRGLPLYTRNAGDFKGLEDAVLIVPV; this comes from the coding sequence GTGGCTGATCGACATCCCGCCGGTGTCCTCGACACCTGCACCTATATCGACCTCGACCTCCTCGCCCCGCAGGATCTCCCTGTTGCGCCGGAGCTCACCGCCGTGACGTTGGCCGAACTGCAGCAGGGCGTGGCCATGGCCAAGGACCCGATGGCGAGGGCGGCCCGCATGGAGAAGCTGGGAGCCGCGGTCGCCGACTTCGACCCCCTGCCGTTCGACGGCCCCGCCGCCGCCCGGTACAGCACGCTGGTCGCACTGACCATCGCGGCCAGCAGGGATCCGCGACCACGGCGCATGGATCTCATGATCGCCGCGATCGCCTCGACGAGAGGCCTGCCGCTCTACACGCGCAATGCGGGCGACTTCAAAGGGCTGGAAGACGCGGTTCTCATCGTCCCCGTCTGA